The following proteins are encoded in a genomic region of Planococcus lenghuensis:
- a CDS encoding anti-sigma factor family protein yields MAVCPDRIIDLMHDYLDGDINSREEQTLKQHLQTCEKCQQHYHELTKTAALIQSTSHLQAPPDFVARTLSGLPKEKTRVKSRRWLQAHPFLVSAAVFLLLMSTLLFSNFNNEQHFSFTKQPNVIVEGEMVIVPEGEVVTGNLTVRNGDLRIEGEVQGDVTVINGSAYMASTGIITGSSEEIDQAFEWLWYTIKTEIRGMMSIFEEEGIPAGE; encoded by the coding sequence TTATTTGGATGGCGATATTAATTCACGAGAGGAACAAACGTTAAAACAACATTTGCAGACATGCGAAAAGTGTCAGCAGCATTACCATGAGTTAACGAAGACAGCGGCGTTGATTCAAAGTACTTCTCATCTTCAAGCGCCTCCGGATTTTGTCGCCCGGACACTCAGCGGACTGCCGAAGGAAAAAACCCGGGTGAAATCAAGACGCTGGCTGCAGGCTCACCCATTTCTGGTTTCAGCTGCTGTGTTCCTGCTGCTGATGAGTACGCTCTTATTCTCGAATTTCAATAACGAGCAACATTTCTCGTTCACAAAACAGCCGAACGTAATCGTTGAAGGCGAGATGGTCATCGTGCCGGAAGGGGAAGTGGTCACTGGCAATCTGACTGTACGTAATGGTGATCTGCGGATTGAAGGGGAAGTGCAGGGGGATGTGACGGTGATAAACGGTTCTGCTTATATGGCTTCTACAGGCATAATCACCGGCAGCAGTGAAGAAATCGATCAGGCATTTGAGTGGCTCTGGTACACGATTAAGACCGAAATCCGGGGTATGATGTCAATTTTTGAAGAAGAAGGTATACCGGCGGGCGAATAA
- the cdaA gene encoding diadenylate cyclase CdaA: MPLLEDLANQTPLELVINVADVLLVWFVIYKLIAIVKGTKAVQLLKGIFVIIIAQFITQALGLDTLQWLIQQVLEWGVLAIIIIFQPELRRALEQIGRGKLFASSTLQEESERNRLIEAMNKSVSYMAKRRIGALISIERETGLSDYIETGIPMNSDLTSELMINIFIPNTPLHDGAVVVQKNRVAAAACYLPLSESPFISKELGTRHRAALGISEVTDAITIVVSEETGAISLTANGDLHRNLSIEDFEVKLRQLWFGEGEEQQNSSWWSRGGKRNG, from the coding sequence ATGCCGCTTCTGGAAGACTTAGCAAATCAGACGCCACTCGAGCTTGTCATCAACGTAGCTGATGTGCTGCTTGTGTGGTTTGTCATATATAAATTAATTGCAATTGTAAAAGGAACGAAAGCCGTCCAATTATTAAAAGGTATTTTCGTCATCATTATTGCCCAGTTCATCACGCAGGCACTCGGCCTCGATACGCTGCAATGGCTCATTCAGCAAGTGCTTGAATGGGGTGTCCTGGCGATCATCATCATTTTCCAGCCGGAACTTCGCCGGGCACTTGAACAGATCGGCCGGGGCAAGCTGTTCGCGAGCAGCACACTGCAGGAAGAGTCAGAGCGCAACCGCCTGATTGAAGCGATGAATAAATCTGTCAGCTATATGGCGAAGCGGCGAATCGGGGCATTGATTTCCATAGAACGGGAAACGGGTTTAAGCGATTATATTGAAACCGGAATTCCGATGAATTCTGATTTGACGTCAGAGCTGATGATCAATATCTTTATTCCAAATACACCGCTGCATGATGGAGCCGTTGTAGTTCAGAAAAACCGGGTAGCCGCGGCAGCATGTTATTTGCCGCTGTCAGAAAGCCCATTCATTTCAAAAGAACTCGGAACGCGCCACCGTGCCGCTCTGGGAATCAGTGAAGTGACTGACGCCATTACGATTGTGGTTTCTGAAGAAACGGGTGCTATCAGCCTGACGGCAAATGGCGATCTCCATCGGAACCTGTCAATCGAGGACTTTGAAGTGAAACTGCGCCAGCTTTGGTTTGGTGAAGGCGAGGAGCAGCAAAATTCATCCTGGTGGTCCCGGGGAGGGAAGCGCAATGGATAA
- a CDS encoding CdaR family protein, whose protein sequence is MDKMMDNPWFLRIVALLLAILMFFTVKNAEEAAGLNARVTEVLTDVPIEVYYDNESAVVTGVPPVADVQIAGPANLVQTTEKLMDFTLFVDLRELSYGEHQVMIQTENLPEELQVRVNPVVLDIIIEERVTKEFPIDPEINEQILAEGYYIESTATEPDTVLVTGAESAVESIDVVKAILSTEAEDIDESFTAKAQIRVLDAALKQPAVSIEPETTEVRVNVAEYSREVPVTIRESGEAPEGLIVQELLPSQETVQIFGPKSTVDAIKEYIVSVNTGVLTASDRTIEVALSPPQGTRSVAPTELTVSANIAAESGTAAGDLGLQATEVLMTDTGESRRIFANVPVEVKGLGKGYTVSFPEPENGRLSLAVTGDPAALAALTAADFSIYVEAEERSGRQRLSVKFKGPGAIASWLVAPGHVTVEIVKKV, encoded by the coding sequence ATGGATAAAATGATGGATAATCCTTGGTTTCTGCGCATTGTTGCACTTCTGCTGGCCATCCTCATGTTCTTCACGGTGAAGAATGCCGAGGAAGCGGCCGGGCTAAATGCGCGGGTGACGGAAGTGCTGACGGATGTGCCGATTGAAGTCTATTATGATAATGAAAGTGCGGTCGTTACAGGCGTGCCGCCTGTTGCAGACGTGCAGATCGCAGGACCGGCGAATCTTGTCCAGACGACAGAGAAATTAATGGATTTTACATTATTCGTTGATTTACGCGAGTTATCGTATGGCGAGCACCAAGTGATGATTCAGACCGAAAACCTGCCGGAAGAACTTCAGGTCCGGGTGAATCCGGTAGTACTGGATATAATAATTGAAGAGCGGGTCACAAAAGAATTCCCGATTGATCCCGAGATCAATGAACAGATTCTGGCTGAGGGCTACTACATCGAAAGCACAGCGACAGAGCCGGATACAGTGCTTGTAACAGGTGCGGAAAGTGCAGTGGAATCGATTGATGTCGTAAAAGCTATTTTAAGCACCGAAGCGGAAGATATTGATGAGTCGTTTACTGCAAAAGCGCAGATTCGGGTGTTGGATGCTGCGCTGAAACAGCCGGCAGTATCCATTGAGCCTGAGACCACTGAAGTGAGAGTGAATGTGGCGGAGTACAGCCGCGAAGTACCGGTCACCATCCGGGAGTCGGGTGAGGCACCTGAGGGACTTATCGTGCAGGAGCTCCTTCCTTCACAGGAAACAGTTCAGATTTTCGGACCCAAAAGTACAGTGGATGCCATCAAGGAATATATCGTCAGCGTGAATACCGGCGTGCTGACTGCTTCAGACCGGACGATAGAAGTAGCCCTGTCTCCGCCGCAGGGAACACGGTCGGTTGCTCCGACAGAATTGACTGTCAGTGCGAACATTGCAGCAGAATCCGGTACAGCTGCAGGTGATTTAGGACTCCAGGCTACTGAAGTGCTGATGACTGATACCGGCGAGAGCCGGCGGATTTTCGCGAATGTACCGGTTGAAGTAAAAGGGCTCGGCAAGGGATATACTGTTTCATTTCCCGAACCGGAGAATGGCCGCCTTTCACTGGCAGTCACCGGTGACCCGGCAGCACTGGCCGCGCTGACGGCGGCTGATTTTTCGATATACGTGGAAGCGGAAGAACGCAGCGGCAGGCAGCGGCTATCCGTGAAATTCAAAGGCCCGGGAGCGATTGCCTCATGGCTTGTAGCTCCGGGACATGTGACGGTTGAAATTGTGAAGAAAGTGTAG
- the glmM gene encoding phosphoglucosamine mutase has translation MGKYFGTDGVRGVANTELTPELAFRLGRIGGHVLTKEAKDKPKVLIGLDTRISGQMLESALMAGLLSVGAEVMRLGVISTPGVAYLTRAVGADAGVMISASHNPVADNGIKFFGPDGFKLSDTQEAEIEELLDAETDNLPRPIAGDLGNITQYFEGGQKYLQYLKQTVDEEFDGIHVALDCAHGATSQLATHVFADLDADITSMGASPNGLNINNGVGSTHPEALASLVTEKGADIGLAFDGDGDRLIAVDEQGRIIDGDRILYICGKYLNLEGRLKNRTVVTTVMSNMGLYKALEDNGIQSVQTAVGDRYVVEEMRTNGYSLGGEQSGHIVFLDYNTTGDGLLTGMQLVNIMKSTGKKLSELANEVEIFPQQLVNIRVTNKHAVTDNAKVAAVIKEVEKEMAGNGRVLVRPSGTEPLVRVMVEAASADDCERYVEQIAAVVREEMGLKE, from the coding sequence ATGGGTAAATATTTTGGGACGGATGGCGTACGCGGAGTAGCGAATACCGAATTGACGCCGGAACTTGCATTCAGACTGGGCCGGATCGGCGGACATGTCCTGACAAAAGAAGCAAAAGACAAACCGAAAGTGCTGATCGGTCTGGATACACGAATTTCGGGGCAAATGCTCGAAAGTGCACTGATGGCAGGTCTGCTGTCAGTAGGAGCTGAAGTAATGCGGCTTGGTGTAATCAGCACCCCGGGCGTTGCTTACCTGACTCGTGCTGTCGGTGCGGATGCAGGTGTTATGATCTCTGCTTCGCATAATCCGGTGGCGGACAATGGTATTAAGTTCTTTGGACCAGACGGTTTTAAGTTATCAGATACACAGGAAGCGGAGATTGAAGAACTGCTGGATGCCGAAACGGATAATCTTCCGCGGCCGATTGCAGGCGATCTTGGAAATATCACACAATATTTTGAGGGCGGTCAGAAATATCTTCAGTATTTGAAACAGACGGTAGATGAAGAGTTTGATGGAATTCATGTGGCACTTGACTGTGCACATGGAGCAACTTCACAGCTCGCTACGCATGTGTTCGCTGATCTTGATGCGGATATCACTTCCATGGGCGCTTCACCGAATGGCCTGAATATTAATAATGGAGTCGGTTCGACACATCCTGAAGCATTGGCATCCCTTGTAACAGAAAAAGGCGCGGATATCGGCCTTGCATTTGATGGAGACGGGGATCGGCTGATTGCAGTGGACGAACAGGGCCGTATCATTGATGGGGACCGGATTCTGTACATATGCGGAAAATACCTGAACCTGGAAGGCCGGCTGAAAAACCGGACAGTTGTGACGACCGTCATGAGCAATATGGGGTTGTATAAAGCACTGGAAGACAATGGAATACAAAGTGTCCAGACAGCAGTAGGTGACCGCTACGTTGTGGAAGAAATGAGAACGAACGGTTATAGCCTTGGAGGCGAACAATCCGGTCATATTGTCTTTCTCGATTACAATACAACTGGCGATGGTCTCCTGACCGGTATGCAGCTTGTGAATATCATGAAAAGCACAGGTAAGAAACTGTCTGAACTGGCGAATGAAGTTGAAATCTTCCCGCAGCAACTTGTCAATATCCGAGTTACGAACAAGCATGCAGTGACCGATAATGCAAAAGTCGCTGCGGTCATAAAAGAAGTGGAAAAGGAAATGGCCGGAAATGGCCGTGTTCTCGTCCGTCCTTCCGGCACTGAGCCGCTCGTTCGGGTCATGGTGGAAGCGGCATCAGCTGACGACTGCGAACGGTATGTTGAACAAATCGCAGCAGTGGTCCGTGAAGAAATGGGATTAAAAGAATAG